From Magnolia sinica isolate HGM2019 chromosome 13, MsV1, whole genome shotgun sequence, one genomic window encodes:
- the LOC131222383 gene encoding delta(12)-acyl-lipid-desaturase — MGAGGRMSIPTPATAKQGVVQRVPSAKPPFTLSQIKKAIPPHCFKRSVLRSFSYVVSDLTISIILYHLATTFIPLLPVLLRYVAWPTYWAMQGCVLTGVWVIAHECGHHAFSDYSWLDDTVGLILHSFLLVPYFSWKYSHRRHHSNTGSLERDEVFVPKPKSEMPWFSKYLTNPPGRFLTLAVSLTAGWPLYLAFNVSGRKYERFACHYDPYGPIYGDRERLQILISDIGVLAVVYALFRIVSAYGLGWVVCVYGVPLLIVNGFLVLITYLQHTHPALPHYDSSEWDWLRGALATADRDYGILNKVFHNITDTHVAHHLFSTMPHYHAMEATKAIRPILGEYYQFEGMPIYKAMWREAKECLYVEPDEDSQDKGVFWYRNKF; from the coding sequence ATGGGCGCCGGCGGCAGGATGTCGATACCCACTCCGGCAACGGCGAAACAGGGCGTCGTGCAGCGCGTCCCCAGCGCCAAACCCCCGTTCACCCTCAGCCAGATAAAGAAGGCGATCCCTCCGCACTGTTTCAAGCGCTCCGTCCTCCGCTCCTTCTCCTACGTCGTCTCCGACCTCACCATCTCCATTATCCTCTACCACCTGGCCACCACCTTCATCCCCCTCCTCCCGGTCCTTCTCCGCTACGTCGCATGGCCCACCTACTGGGCCATGCAAGGCTGCGTACTGACCGGCGTCTGGGTCATCGCCCACGAGTGCGGCCACCACGCCTTCAGCGACTACTCGTGGCTCGATGACACTGTCGGTCTCATCCTCCACTCCTTCCTTCTCGTCCCCTACTTCTCCTGGAAGTACAGCCACCGACGTCACCACTCTAACACTGGCAGCCTTGAGCGTGATGAGGTGTTCGTCCCCAAGCCCAAATCGGAGATGCCGTGGTTCTCCAAGTACCTTACCAACCCTCCTGGCCGTTTCCTCACCCTCGCTGTCTCCCTCACCGCCGGCTGGCCGCTTTACCTCGCCTTCAATGTTTCAGGCAGGAAGTATGAACGCTTCGCCTGCCACTACGATCCCTACGGCCCCATCTATGGCGACCGCGAGCGGCTCCAGATACTCATCTCTGACATTGGTGTCCTCGCTGTTGTCTACGCACTCTTCCGCATCGTCTCAGCCTACGGTCTTGGGTGGGTCGTGTGTGTCTATGGTGTCCCGCTGCTGATCGTGAATGGGTTCCTGGTGCTGATCACGTATCTGCAGCACACGCACCCAGCTCTGCCCCACTACGACTCGTCGGAGTGGGACTGGTTGAGGGGCGCGCTGGCGACGGCGGATAGGGACTATGGGATTCTGAACAAGGTGTTCCACAACATCACGGAcacgcatgtggcccaccatctcttCTCGACGATGCCACATTACCATGCGATGGAGGCGACGAAGGCGATCAGGCCGATACTCGGGGAGTATTACCAGTTCGAAGGGATGCCCATCTACAAGGCGATGTGGAGGGAAGCCAAGGAGTGTCTTTACGTGGAACCGGATGAGGATTCTCAGGATAAGGGGGTGTTCTGGTACCGCAATAAGTTCTAA